The Caminicella sporogenes DSM 14501 region TATTGTTACTTTCCTTGCAAATTTAGTTAAGTATATTGCTTCTTCTACTGCTGAGTCCCCTCCTCCTATTACAAATACTTCTAAGTCTGTGAAAAAGTCTGCATCACATGTTGCACAGTATGATACTCCTTTTCCTGTCAATTCTGCTTCCCCGGGTACTCCCAGCTTTCTTGGTGTTGCTCCTGTTGCTATAATTACTGCTTTTGCTTTGTATTCTTCTTTTTCTCCTTTAACTTTCTTTATCTTTTCACTAAAATCTACTTCCACTACATTGTCTTTCTTTCTCTGTGCTCCAAATTCTTCTGCCTGCTTTACCATTCTTGCTATAAGACTTGGTCCTGTCGCATTTTCTATTGAACCTGGATAATTTGCTACTTCATTTGTTGTTACTATTTGTCCTCCTGCTTTATTTTTTTCTAATATCAATGTTTTCATCTTCGCCCTTGCTGCATACAATCCTGCTGCTAAACCTGCAGGTCCCGAACCTATAATTACTACATCGTAAATTTCACTCACCTTAATTCCTCCTTATAACTAAATAACTGAAATAGCAAGACTTCTATATTATACTAAAATTTAAAAACGTTTTCTAAAATACTCTGTTAATTTTGTAACTATTATATCATATAACAAGCGATTTTGTAAATACGATTATATAATAATCATGATTTAATTTTTAATTTTTTGTATTAAATATAATTAAACACTTTTTATTAGTTTCTTAAAATATTATACATATGATATAATTTATAATAAATATATATTTAATATAAATAATCTTTATAATAGTTGGTGATGTAAATGGATAAAAAACAAATTCAAAAAAAACGCATGATGGCATATTTTATACAAGCTGCAAATAAAATAATTGAAGAAGAAGGTATTGAAGCTGTAACCATTAGAAAAGTTGCTGATTTAGCAGGATATAATAGTGCCACCATATATAATTACTTTGAAAATCTTGACCACTTAATTTTTTTTACATGTATGAAATATTTAAGAGAATATGTTTTAAGTTTACCTCAGAATTTTAATAAAATGAAAAATTCAATAGATAAATATTTAGCTATTTGGAAAGCGTTTTGCTATCATTCTTTTAAAAATCCAAAAATATATTATAGAATATTTTTTAACAAATATAGTAATTCTTTAGATGATACTATTAAATTGTATTATGAAATTTTTCCAGAAGAACTTGGCAAACAATCATACGATTTATTACCCATGTTATTAGGTCAAAATATATATGATAGAAACATGTACATATTAGAATCTTGTTTTTTAGATGAAAACCTTACAAAAAAAGATATTGAAGAAATAAATGAAATACATATTCTGCTTTATCAAGCTATGCTTTTAAGAATTATAAATGAACAAATTGATTTTACAATTGAAGAAGCTATAAATCGCATATTACTGTATATGAAGCGAATTATGTTATCCTATACAAAATAATTTACATCTTCCTCTGAAAAAATATTCAGAGGTTTTTATTTTTGTTCGAATAATAATTATAAAGCAATGTAATAATCTAATAATAACCATTAAATTTTATAATGTTTATTGTTATTTAAATTATTTCTTTATGTGTTATAATATTTAAGGATTTTATCGAAATACTAATTGATAGGTGATTAAAGTGAATAAAAAAGAAATTCAGAGAAAACGTATGATGGGATATTTTATAGAAGCTGCAAATCAAATTATTGAAAACGAAGGAATAGATTTTGTTACTATTAGGAAGGTTGCAGATATAGCAGGATATAATAGTGCAACCCTATATAACTATTTTAAAGACCTTGAACACTTATTATTTTTTTCATCAATGAAATATTTAAAAGATTATGCTCTTAACCTTCCTAATTATATAAATGGAGCAAAAAATGCTCTAGATAAATTCTTGCGTATTTGGAAATGTTTTTGCTATAACTCTTTCAAAAAACCTAAAATATACTATAAAATTTTCTTCGATAAATACAGCAATACTTTAAATGATGCAGTTAAAGAATATTATTCTATATTTCCCGAAGAACTTGGAAATCAGCCACAGGAACTACTTACAATGCTTTTAGAAAAAAATATATATATGAGAGATATGGCTCTTCTTGAAGCCTGTGCAGAAGAAGGTTTTTTTAAAAAAGAAGATTTACCGATAATAAATGAAATGATATTATTAATTTATCAAGGAATGCTTCTACGTGTACTTAATAATCAAATTAACTGTACAATAGATGAAGCTGTTGAAAAAACTCTAAAATATATAAAGCAAACTTTAAAATCATTTAAAATCAAAAAATAAACAAATATATCTTTGAGATATTTTAAGCTGCAAATTGCAAATTTCATATTACAAACTTTAAAATTTTAATAATGAAAAATTTAAAGTCTTGGACTATTTAACTAATCCAAGACTTTAAATTTATTAACTGCTATTTAAAAAAGTTTACTATTATTTTTCTATTATAATTATAAATTTTAAAATAATCTATTAATTATAATAATATTATATTAGCTTCTTCACATTTTTCTATCATTTCTTCAGGCCATATTGCAGCTTGTACTTCTCCAATATGAGCTTTTTGAAGAAAGAACATACACATTCTTGACTGACCTATACCTCCACCAATTGTATAAGGCAATTTTCCTTCAAGTAAATCTCTATGAAATCTTAAATTTTTACGTTCTTCACATCCAGCAAGTTTTAACTGTTTTTCAAGAGATTCCTCTGAAACTCTAATTCCCATTGATGAAACTTCAAATGCAGTTTCAAGTACCGGATACCAGAATATAATATCTCCATTCAATTCCCAATCATCATAATCTGGTGCTCTACCGTCATGTTTAATTCCAGATTCAAGCTGATGACCTATTTTCATTATAAATACTGCACCTTTTTCCTTAGTTATAGCGTCTTCTCTCTGTTTAGGCGTTAATTCAGGATACATATCTTCTAGTTCTTGAGAAGTAATAAAAAATATCTCATCTGGAAGAACTCTATCAAGTTTTGGATACAACTTGCAAATATACTCCTCTGTTTCCTTAAACACTGTATAAATATCTTTAACAATACTCTTTAAAGTTTCTATATTTCTATCTTCCTTAGCTATTATTTTCTCCCAATCCCACTGATCAACATATATAGAATGAAGATTATCAAGCTCCTCATCTCTACGTATAGCATTCATATCTGTATATAATCCCTTACCTACTTCAAATCCATATTTAGCTAAAGCCATTCTCTTCCACTTTGCTAAAGACTGAACTATTTCTACATCTTTTCCTCCTATTCCTAAAACATCAAAACGTACAGGTCTTTCAACACCATTTAAGTTGTCATTCAATCCAGATTCAGGTATTACAAATAAAGGTGCAGATACTCTAGTAAGTTTAAGTTTTTTAGCTAATGCTTTCTCAAAATAATCTTTTATCTCTTTTATTCCTATTTCAGTTTCTAATAAACCCAATTTTGATTTATATCCTTTAGGTATTATTAAAGTCTTTTCCAAACATTTCATTTTATATTCCTCCTCTAATTTCCTATTCAATTACTGCTTAACAGCTTCTTTGATTTGCATATTTTAAAAACCATATAAGAAAACTTCTATAAATTCATTTTTTTGATATTCATAAATTTACAAATATAATTCTTAATATCTTTTAGTCCGGACTAATTTAACAAAATCTTATAAATAAAAAAACCTTTCATCCCACATTAGGGACGAAAGGCATATCTTCCGCGGTACCACCCTCATTAGCCAAATTAAGCTCTCTCTTATCAGTACGGAGCAATGTACATTACTCGATACTGTCCAATTTGATAACGGATTGGCTCCGTCTAAGCCTACTCTCTTAAAAGATTTCGGTTAGAAACTCCGAGATGTTCTTCAGTATAGACTTTGTACTGGTCTCCCACCATCACCAGCTCGCTGAAACTCCATCTTATACCTACTCTTCTCTTCACTGTCTTTTATTCACTATAAAGTTGTTAACTTATTGTAATAAATTATAAATGCATATAATACTATTGTCAATAGTTTTTGCATAATTATTTATAAAAATACGCAAAAATTATATTTCATAACAATTTACAAGTCATACAAAAAATAGATTTCGCTTTGTAAGTAAGCAGTTTTAACCTATTTTTTGCATCCACAAATATTCGATATTTTAATATCCATAGTAAAATTAGTTTTTTTATCCATCTTATCATAAATTTCTTTAACCATATCAAATATCTTTTCTTTACTTCCTCTTATTGTAGTTGATAAAATGCCAACATTATATTCTAAATCATAACATTTTATTATCTCAATTACTTCTTTCACCTCATCAATATAATTTTTGCTCATTATTGGAATGAATGATATTTCACAAGAAGCTATTTTATCCATAGAGCACATATAAAACCACCCTTTTCCGTTTTAGAAAGTTTCTTTTCATTTTCAATTGTTATTTCATTTTCTTTTGCATAAGGTGAAATAAATAAACACTGCCCAGTTTTAATTAATTTTTCAGGCTTTAATTTTTTTAAATCATCTAAAGTTTTAAAATCAGCATATTTAAAAACTGAATTTTTTTGAAATTCTTCGCTAAGATAAAGCTTTCCCCATTTACTATCTTTATTAATCGTTCCTATCATAATCTGTGATTTTTTCTTAACAACTCTGAATATTTCTTCAATGGCTCTTTCAGGTTCTTTTATAAACTCAAAAGCTGCCATAGAAAAAGCTCCATCAAAATAATCATCTTCAAATCTTAAATTATAAACATCCATATTATAAAATTCTATATCCAATCCTTCTTTTTTAGCTTTTTTCCTAGCTATTTTAAGCATTTCATCTGAAATATCAATTCCAATGACTTTACATCCCATTTTAGCAAGTTTTATACTAAAATTTCCCGTTCCACAGCCTATATCTAATATTTTCATACCTCTTTTAGGCTTGAATAGCTTAAAAGCTAAATCAGTTTCAACCATATCAATAAAACTACCAAACTTAGTTTTATACCAACTATCATATGAATTAGCTTCTTTATCAAAGACAGCCATAAAAACACCTTCTTTTCTTTATAAAATACTAAGTATATGTTTTTTTATGTCATTAAATTCTGAAGAAACTAATATTTCACTTTTCCTGGATTTAGGTAAATTTACATTTATTTCTTCTTTTATACTTGCTGGTCTATCAGATAATATATATATTCTATCAGATAAAAAAATAGCTTCTTCTATATCATGAGTAATAAAAAGTATAGAAGCATTTAAATTTTTTATGACTTCCAAAAGCCAATACTGCATTTTTTTCTTTGTAATGGCATCAAGTCCTCCAAATGGCTCATCTAATAAGATTATATCCTTGGAAAACATATAAGTTCTCATAAGAGCAGCTCTTTGCCTCATTCCACCAGAAAGCTGAAAGGGATATTTCATTTCAAACCCTTCCAGCCCAAATATTTTAAAATATTTTTTTACTCTTTCTCTAGCTTCTTTTTTCTTTACACCTTCAATAATCAAAGGCAATGCTACATTGTCTATTATCTTTTTCCAAGGCAATAATAAATCTTTTTGATACATATAGCTTACCCTGCCTGTTTTACCAGTAAAATCTTGATTATCTATTATTACATTTCCATTATCCGGCTTGATTAACCCTGCAATTATATTAAATATAGTAGTTTTTCCACTTCCACTTGGTCCTAACAAGGAAACAAATTCATTTTCCTTTAATTCTAAAGAAACATTATCTACTACTAACAAATCTTCAAATCTTTTACTTATACCTTTAACTTCAAGTTTATTTTTCTGGTAAAAACTCATTTGTAAACGCCTCTTTTGCATCAAACTTACTTTCTAACAAGCCGTTTTTATACATCCAATCTCCAAACCTTTCCCAAACTTCAAGTTTCATTTCTCCCCATCTATCAACACCTTTTTTATATTCTCCTGCAAGATATTTTTGACTAGCAACAGCTATTTTTCTATCAGTTTCCGGAGCATATTTCAATAAATATTCTACTGACTCATCTGGATTTTCTATTGCAAATTCATAGCCTTTTGAAACAGCTCTTAGAAATTTCTTAATCATCTCTGGATTATCATTTATTAATTTTTCATTTGTAATAATTACAGGTGTATAAAAATCAAGTTGTGGGTCTACATCTTGCAGTTTTATAAAGTTTATTGGAAAATTCTTAACTTCTGCTGCTATACCGTCCCAACCGTAAAATATCCATTGAAAATCCACATCTTTAGTCACACTTGTAAAAAAATCATAACTAGCAATATCTAATATCTCAAGCTTATTAAAATCTGCACCTTCTTTTTCCATAAGCGTCTTTAAAAATGCCCTCTCTAAATCTGTTCCCCAGCTTCCATACTTTTTACCTTCAAAATCTTTAGGAGTTTTTATTCCTTTTTCTACAGGTGATGCAAATCCAGAAGTATTATGCTGAATAATAGCTGCAATTGCTTTTATTGGTATAGGATTTTTTGCACATCTTGCCATAGTAACTTGCTCTTGAAAACTTATACCAAAATCACCCTTACCTGCACCCACTAAAGCATTTACATCACCTTCTTGCGGCTGAATGATTTCAACTTCTAAACCTTCTTGAGCAAAATAGCCCTTTTCTAAAGCGGTATAGATTCCAGTATGATTTGTATTTGGAAGCCAATCAAGTATAAGTGTAACTTTTTCCAATTTTTTAGCTTCATCCAATGTTCCTGATTCATCATTTTTTTGACTTTTGCAACCTGCTAAACTTCCTATTAAAATAATCAGAATTAAAAAACATAAACCTAACTTTTTCATTTAATTAACCTCCTCATCTATTTTCTTTAGACCACGGCATAAATAAATATTGTAGTACTGAAACTAGCTTAAATATTGTTATACTGAGAAGTACTATTAAAAAAATAACAGCAAATACTTTATCAATTAAAAACGATTTCTTTGCCCTTAATAAATATAACCCAAGTCCTGCTTTTCCACCCATCCACTCCCCTATCACTGCACCCATGATACTATAAGTTGCAGCAACTTTTAGTCCTGAAAAAAAGCTTACCATTGAAGCTGGAAATTTTACTATCTTAAATATTTTTAATTTTGACGCTCCCATAGACTTAATCAAATTAATAAGGTCATCGTCTACTGATTCTAGTCCTTCAAGTAAACTGACTACTATTGGAAAAAAACAAACTAATGCTACAACTATTACTTTTGGAAACATGCCAAATCCAAACCACATAGCAAAAAGTGGTGCTAAAACTATTATAGGCACAGTTTGTGATAATATTAAAATCGGATAAACAGCATCTTTAATAATTTTTACACTATCCATAACTACTGCCAAAATAATCGCAAATATCACTGCTATTCCCAATCCATATACTGCTTCTTGTATGGTTATAATTATATGCTCTTTAATTTCCGGTAATATATTAAAAAATGTAATAATTACATCTTTAGGAAGCGGAAGTATATATGGCTTTATATATCCACTTGCTACAGCAATCTGCCAAATACTTATTAAAATAACTATAAATACTATGGGTGCTAATCTATTTCCTATACTTTCCAATTTTTTCATCCATAGTCACGCCTTCTGGTTTGTAATCTATCTTAACTATTGATAAAACTCTTGTTGCTCCTTCTTTTATACATATTTCCTGAGCTTTTTTTACTATTTCTAAAAGTTCATCAATCTCTCCTTCCATAGTAGTTTCCATAGGTCCAACCTCATATTTAACTCCACAAGAATCTATGTAGCTTATAACCTTATCTACAACATCATAAATTTTTTCATCAGGAACTCTAGGTAAAACCTGTAAACTTACATTAATAACAGACATAAATCATCCTCCTTTTCAAATGTTAAAAACCCTTTATCCTGAACTGGATAAAGGGTTTATTACTGTCAATAAAAACTTTGGACAATATTTTCCCTTCGCTGGCATTACCCAGTTCAGGTTATATGGGTCGAAGCAACACAGCTTCCTCTCAGCCGGATTAATCCAGCTCCCCATTTTAGTTTTTTACGTCAATTACATTTTTACATAAAAACATAAAATAGTCAATTTGAAATTAGAAATATAAAACTTATTTGCTTATTTTATAAAAATTTTTTAATTCTTTATTTCAATGTTCTATCACAAATTATAAAAAATATCTTATTCATATTTAAACTTTTAAAATAAAGTGATAGAATATCTATAAGAAATATGGACTACTTGAACGGATTTAAAAAACAAAATTAATCGTTATTGAAAGGAGGTTTTATAAGAAAATGAACAATATCGAAAATCTATTACATCAAATTTTAGAAAATCAAAAACTCATGCAATCTGAAATTAGTGACATTAAATCTGACATCAGCGGCATGAAATCTGAAATTAACAACATCAACTCTGATATTAGCAGTATGAAGTCTGAAATTAACAACATTAACTCTGATATTAGTAGCATAAAATCTGAAATTAACAGTATCAATTCTGATATTAACGGCATGAAATCTGAAATTAATAATATTAAATCTGATATCAGTAGTATGAAATCTGAAATAAATAATATCAAATCTGACATAAATGAAATAAAGTCCGAAATCAAAACCGTAAATAAAAAGATAGATACATTATTTGATAAAGTAGGTGAAAATGCCGAAGAAATTATTAAAATAAACTCTAAACTAAATGTAATAATTGAAGATATGGATTTTATCAAGCATAAAACATTTGAAAATGAAGAATTTATATTTAGATTAAAGAAAAATCTCTTAATAGTTAAATAATTTCTAATTATTGAAAAATATTTGTAATTATGGTATAATTTTTCTTGTTAAAAATTCAATATTTTACATCTAGGGGAGCCTATAATGATAGGCTGAGAAAGAGATGTTATCTCTGACCCTCATAACCTGATGTGGTTAGTACCACCGTAGGGAAGATTGATAAAGTATATTAATTATCACAAATTCTCTAGGGATTTGTGATTTTTTATTACTTTATTAATTACAGTTATGAGGGAGCAAATATATGCTCCTTTTTTTATTACTTAAAAACTCTAAAACTGAAAGGAGGGAAATGGATTGATTGTCAATGGTATAAAAATGAACTTTAAAAACGGAATAACTGTATTGCAGCTCCTCACTAAACTAAATCTTGACAAAGATAAAGTAGTTGTAGAAGTTAATCGTAAAATTTTAGACAAAAAACAGTACTCAGATTATTTGCTTAATGAAAATGACAGGATAGAGATAATTAATCTCGTAGGTGGAGGTTAAAATGCAAATTTTTATAAATGAACAAAAAATCAAAGTAAAAGAAAATACTACAGCCTTTGATATTAAAAATCAATTCAAAAAAAATGCAGATATAATTATTCTAAATGGCTTTATTATTAAAAATAATATAACTTTAAAAGAAAATGACAGGTTGACTTTAATAAAAAAAGGTGAAATACCTTCCAAAAAAGAATTAGAAAATCTCATGCTTGCAAGACATACTCCCGGTGTTCACAAAAAAGTAAAAAACGCTATAGTTGGAATTGCAGGTTTAGGTGGTCTTGGCTCAAATGTTGCAGTTTCATTAGCAAGAATAGGCGTAGGAAACCTTTTATTAGTTGACTTTGACATTGTAGAACCTAGCAACTTAAACAGACAAGCATACTTTATAAGCCATATCGGAATGCCTAAAACAGATGCTTTAAAAGATTTAATTTCAAAAATTAATCCATTTATAAATGTTAAAACAAAAAATATATATTTAAATGAAAATAATATTGAAAACACATTTTATAATTGTCAAATCATAGTCGAAGCATTTGACAAACCAAAATCTAAAGCTACATTGATAAATACAGTTCTTAAAAATATGCCTGATAAAATCATAGTTGCTGCATCTGGAGTAGCAGGCTATTTTTCAAACAATACAATAATCACTAAAAAAATCAGAAAAAACTTTTATTTAATTGGCGATGGTATATCTGAAGCTAAACCCGGCTGTGGTCTCATGGCTCCTAGAGTTTCCATAGCCGCTAACCATCAAGCCAATACTGTTTTAAGAATCATTATGGGTGAAAAGGATGTGTAAAATATGGATGATAAACTAATTATTGGTGGGATGGAGCTTGAAAATAGACTTTTCATAGGTACAGGCAAATTCCCAAATAAAAAAATAATTCCTGAAGTTGTAAAAAAATCTGGTTCAAAAGTAATTACAATGGCTTTAAGAAGAGTTGACTTAAATTCAAAACAAGAAAATATTTTAGACTATATTCCAAAAGACTGCATACTCCTTCCAAATACTTCTGGAGCTAGAAATGCTGAAGAAGCAGTTAGAATTGCAAAACTTGCAAGAGCTATGGGATGTGGAAACTGGATAAAAATTGAAGTCATTTCTGACAATAAATATCTACTTCCAGACAATTATGAAACTATAAAAGCTACTGAAATGCTAGCCAAAGAAGGTTTTATAGTTCTTCCTTATATGAATCCTGATTTAATGGTTGCAAAAAGTCTTGTCAATGCCGGAGCAGCTGCAGTTATGCCTCTAGGTGCTCCAATTGGAACAAATAGAGGACTTCAAACTAAAGAACTTATTCGCATATTGATAGAAGAAATAGACATTCCAATCATAGTAGATGCTGGAATAGGTAAGCCTTCTCATGCCGCACAAGCCATGGAAATGGGAGCAGCTGCAGTATTAGTCAATACTGCTATTGCCACTGCCAAAGACCCTGTAAAAATGGCCCATGCTTTTAACTTAAGTGTAAAAGCCGGAAGACTTGCCTACATATCTAAAATTGCACCAGAAAAAAAATATGCTGAAGCATCTTCTCCATTAACTGGATTTTTAAATGAATAAAAAAGGTGTGGTCATATGAGTTTTTATTATGAATATATAAAATACAATAACTTTGATTTTGAAAATTTTTTTAAACACGTAACAGATTCAGATATTTTAAAAATAATTGATAAAGATAAACTCGATAAATACGATTTTTTAACTCTCTTATCTCCTACAGCTCAAAAATTCATTGAAAAAATAGCTCAAAAATCACATAAATTAACTATTCAGCACTTTGGAAAAACTATACTTTTATATACACCTATGTATCTAGCAAATTTTTGTGTAAATAAATGCTCATACTGTGGATTTAATGTAAGCAATAAAATAACCAGAAAAAAATTATCAACAGAAGAAATAGAAACTGAAGCTAAAGCTATTTCTTCAACAGGTCTTAGACACATTTTAATCTTAACAGGTGAATCAAGAACACATACCCCACCATCTTATATAATTAATGCAGTAAACATCCTAAAAAAATATTTTGACTCTATTTCAATTGAAATATATCCCTTGACTGAAAAAGAATACAAAGAAGTTATAGACAATGGTGTTGATGGATTGACTATATATCAAGAAGTCTATGATGAAAATATCTATGATAAAGTTCATGTTTCAGGACCTAAGAAAAACTACAGATTTAGATTAGACGCTCCTGAAAGAGCATGCAAATCTAAAATAAGAAATGTAAACATTGGTGCACTATTAGGACTAAATGATTGGAGAAAAGAAGCCTTTTTTACAGGTCTTCATGCTAAATATCTGTATGATAAATATTCTGATGTAGAAATTAGCATATCTTTACCAAGAATTAGACCTCATATAGGAAATTTCAATGATATTTACGAAGTAGATGATAAATCATTAGTTCAAATTTTGCTGGCTTTTAGACTATTTATTCCTCGCATTGGAATAAATATATCTACACGTGAACCTCAAAACCTAAGAGATAACCTCATTCCACTAGGAGTTACCAAAATGTCTGCTGGCGTTTCTACAAAAGTCGGAGGACATTCTTCAACTGATAAAACAGAAAGTCAATTCGATATTTCTGACAAACGCAGTGTAAAAGAAATGATGAATGTAATATCTGCAAGGGGATACCAGCCGGTACTAAAAGACTGGATTCACTTCTAATCAAGAGGTGTAAATATGAATAAAATTTACAGAATAATTGATGCAAATATAAATAGAGTTTCTGAAGGTTTAAGAGTTCTAGAAGATATTGCAAGATTTATATATGATAACTCAAATCTATCTAGTACGCTTAGAGAAATAAGACACAGCGTCAGAAAATCATTTAATGATTCTAACTTATTATATTACAGAAATTCTATCAATGACTGTGGCTTAAAAATCTCTCAAAATACTATTATTGATAAAAAAGAAACTTTAGAAAATCTCATCTATGCAAACTTTAAAAGAGTCGAAGAAGGATTAAGAAGCATAGAAGAAAATTTGAAAATTTTAGGCAAATACTCTGAATCAAAAAAATATGAATTTTTAAGATTTAAAACATATGAATTGGAAAAATCTTTTTTAATCAAAAAATTTTTTCCACACACCGATATTTATGGAATACTGTGCGAAAATTTATCTTTAGGCAGAAATAATATACAAATAGCAAAAGAAATGATTAAAGCTGGAATAAAAATAATCCAATACAGAGAAAAACACAAAAGTAAATTAGAAAAATATAAAGAATGTAAAATAATTCGCACTCTAACTAAAAACAATGATGTATTTTTCATTGTCAATGATGATGTAGATATAGCTCTATCTGTAAAAGCAGATGGAATACATATAGGACAAGAAGACATGCCTATAAAAGAAGTAAAAAAATTAGCTCCAAATATGATTATAGGCTTATCAACACATAATGAAAATCAAGCTAAAAAGGCAGTAAAAAATGGAGCTGATTACATAGGTGTAGGTCCTATTTTCAAAACAAACACTAAAAAAAATATTGAAAAATCTGAAGGACTAAATTATCTAAAATGGGTTAGTGAAAACATATCTATTCCATATGTTGCTATAGGCGGCATAAAAGAATCTAATATACTTGAAGTCAAAAAAAATGGCGGTAGATGTTTTGCAATGATTTCCGAAATAGTCAGTGCTAAAAACATAGCTGAAAAAGTTAAAAACATTAGAAAGATACTAAGTTAAGAATTAAGAATTTAAAATGCTCCTAAAGATTGACCTTAGGCTGAAAAATAAGAGCTAACCTATAACTTAAAACATTAAGCTTAAAATATAAAGAAAGGATGTTTAATATGAATTATACAACTCAAATGGATGCCGCTAAAAAAGGTATCATTACAAAAG contains the following coding sequences:
- the thiF gene encoding sulfur carrier protein ThiS adenylyltransferase ThiF, giving the protein MQIFINEQKIKVKENTTAFDIKNQFKKNADIIILNGFIIKNNITLKENDRLTLIKKGEIPSKKELENLMLARHTPGVHKKVKNAIVGIAGLGGLGSNVAVSLARIGVGNLLLVDFDIVEPSNLNRQAYFISHIGMPKTDALKDLISKINPFINVKTKNIYLNENNIENTFYNCQIIVEAFDKPKSKATLINTVLKNMPDKIIVAASGVAGYFSNNTIITKKIRKNFYLIGDGISEAKPGCGLMAPRVSIAANHQANTVLRIIMGEKDV
- the thiH gene encoding 2-iminoacetate synthase ThiH — protein: MSFYYEYIKYNNFDFENFFKHVTDSDILKIIDKDKLDKYDFLTLLSPTAQKFIEKIAQKSHKLTIQHFGKTILLYTPMYLANFCVNKCSYCGFNVSNKITRKKLSTEEIETEAKAISSTGLRHILILTGESRTHTPPSYIINAVNILKKYFDSISIEIYPLTEKEYKEVIDNGVDGLTIYQEVYDENIYDKVHVSGPKKNYRFRLDAPERACKSKIRNVNIGALLGLNDWRKEAFFTGLHAKYLYDKYSDVEISISLPRIRPHIGNFNDIYEVDDKSLVQILLAFRLFIPRIGINISTREPQNLRDNLIPLGVTKMSAGVSTKVGGHSSTDKTESQFDISDKRSVKEMMNVISARGYQPVLKDWIHF
- the thiE gene encoding thiamine phosphate synthase, coding for MNKIYRIIDANINRVSEGLRVLEDIARFIYDNSNLSSTLREIRHSVRKSFNDSNLLYYRNSINDCGLKISQNTIIDKKETLENLIYANFKRVEEGLRSIEENLKILGKYSESKKYEFLRFKTYELEKSFLIKKFFPHTDIYGILCENLSLGRNNIQIAKEMIKAGIKIIQYREKHKSKLEKYKECKIIRTLTKNNDVFFIVNDDVDIALSVKADGIHIGQEDMPIKEVKKLAPNMIIGLSTHNENQAKKAVKNGADYIGVGPIFKTNTKKNIEKSEGLNYLKWVSENISIPYVAIGGIKESNILEVKKNGGRCFAMISEIVSAKNIAEKVKNIRKILS
- a CDS encoding thiazole synthase, whose amino-acid sequence is MDDKLIIGGMELENRLFIGTGKFPNKKIIPEVVKKSGSKVITMALRRVDLNSKQENILDYIPKDCILLPNTSGARNAEEAVRIAKLARAMGCGNWIKIEVISDNKYLLPDNYETIKATEMLAKEGFIVLPYMNPDLMVAKSLVNAGAAAVMPLGAPIGTNRGLQTKELIRILIEEIDIPIIVDAGIGKPSHAAQAMEMGAAAVLVNTAIATAKDPVKMAHAFNLSVKAGRLAYISKIAPEKKYAEASSPLTGFLNE
- a CDS encoding coiled-coil domain-containing protein, which gives rise to MNNIENLLHQILENQKLMQSEISDIKSDISGMKSEINNINSDISSMKSEINNINSDISSIKSEINSINSDINGMKSEINNIKSDISSMKSEINNIKSDINEIKSEIKTVNKKIDTLFDKVGENAEEIIKINSKLNVIIEDMDFIKHKTFENEEFIFRLKKNLLIVK
- the thiS gene encoding sulfur carrier protein ThiS, whose amino-acid sequence is MIVNGIKMNFKNGITVLQLLTKLNLDKDKVVVEVNRKILDKKQYSDYLLNENDRIEIINLVGGG